One region of Planctomycetia bacterium genomic DNA includes:
- a CDS encoding PD-(D/E)XK nuclease family protein, protein MIGMPTPAAAAISKPRTRDYLSYSAISTYRSCPLRYMFRYVVGLPERTVSSSLVFGSVIHQGIEYFFNELMSGGEPPSIEALLGEYDRHWESVDRAGVKFGKAEDRDSLGTLAQRM, encoded by the coding sequence ATGATCGGCATGCCTACACCGGCGGCGGCGGCGATCTCCAAACCTCGAACGCGAGACTACCTCAGCTATTCGGCGATCTCAACCTATCGCAGCTGTCCGCTCAGGTACATGTTCCGCTACGTCGTCGGTCTGCCCGAACGAACCGTTTCGTCGAGCTTGGTCTTCGGCAGCGTTATCCATCAAGGCATTGAATACTTCTTCAACGAATTGATGTCCGGCGGAGAGCCGCCGTCGATCGAAGCCTTGCTCGGTGAATACGATCGTCATTGGGAGTCCGTCGATCGCGCCGGTGTGAAGTTCGGCAAAGCCGAGGATCGGGATTCCCTGGGCACGTTGGCGCAGCGCATG